A stretch of the uncultured Desulfobacter sp. genome encodes the following:
- a CDS encoding osmoprotectant NAGGN system M42 family peptidase translates to MKINDAYLLKQLISMLQIPSPSGYTDQIVHYVCNELDILNIPYNVTRRGAIRATLSGDGDALDRAVCVHLDTLGAMVSRLKSNGRLAVRPIGTWSSRFAEGARVTVFTQGQKYRGRIIPLKASGHVYGDAVDTQPVSWDQVEVRVDARCHNKADLEDKGFCAGDFIAVDPFPEIDEQEGFINARHLDDKAGAAVLLSVARTIRRSGLKLPVDCHLLFTINEEVGVGATEVLYNDITEMIVIDSAMTAPGQNSTEYDATLVMMDQSGPFDYHLNRKLARLCRENEISFKKDLFEFYRSDAASAIEAGSDIRTALVGFGVDASHGYERTNISSLKQVENLILAYVQSSPTFNRDKDKMGSITGFPHQPTRDPINIET, encoded by the coding sequence ATGAAAATTAATGATGCTTACCTGTTAAAACAATTGATCTCCATGCTCCAGATCCCAAGCCCGTCCGGGTATACCGACCAGATTGTTCACTATGTGTGCAATGAATTGGATATTTTGAATATCCCTTATAATGTCACCCGCCGTGGCGCCATCCGGGCCACGCTGTCCGGTGACGGTGATGCCCTGGACCGGGCCGTATGCGTACATCTCGACACCCTGGGTGCCATGGTCAGTCGGTTGAAATCCAACGGGCGGCTGGCTGTTAGGCCCATTGGGACCTGGTCCAGCCGATTTGCCGAAGGGGCCCGGGTGACTGTGTTCACCCAGGGCCAAAAATACAGAGGGCGAATTATTCCTTTGAAGGCTTCCGGTCATGTGTACGGGGATGCCGTGGATACCCAGCCGGTCTCATGGGACCAGGTTGAAGTCCGGGTAGATGCCAGGTGCCATAATAAAGCTGACCTTGAAGACAAAGGATTTTGTGCAGGCGATTTTATTGCCGTGGACCCTTTTCCGGAAATTGATGAGCAGGAAGGCTTTATCAATGCCCGCCATCTGGACGATAAGGCCGGGGCTGCCGTGCTGTTATCCGTAGCCCGGACGATTCGTCGTTCCGGCTTAAAACTGCCTGTGGACTGCCATTTGTTGTTTACCATCAATGAGGAGGTCGGGGTGGGAGCCACGGAAGTTCTCTACAACGATATCACGGAAATGATTGTCATTGATTCAGCCATGACCGCGCCCGGGCAAAATTCCACCGAGTATGACGCCACCCTGGTGATGATGGATCAATCCGGCCCTTTTGATTACCATCTGAACCGAAAACTTGCCCGCTTGTGCCGGGAAAATGAGATATCTTTTAAGAAAGATCTGTTTGAATTTTACCGGTCGGATGCAGCCTCGGCCATTGAAGCGGGCAGCGATATCAGAACAGCGTTGGTGGGATTCGGCGTGGATGCCTCCCATGGGTACGAACGCACGAACATCAGCAGTCTTAAACAGGTGGAAAACCTTATCCTTGCATATGTCCAGAGCAGTCCCACCTTTAACCGGGATAAAGATAAAATGGGCTCAATCACCGGATTTCCCCACCAGCCCACCCGTGATCCCATTAATATCGAGACTTGA
- the ngg gene encoding N-acetylglutaminylglutamine synthetase, with translation MSKKSHRIEKGYGQSLRNWEKIENPATSRMQPNTFAEMGWGRLVFGHTFENNKRIVEAMCSHGRDTRDIAMYVIDPHVIIAMAPDKLFLDPSHTFRLWHYDHSCKTTEDSRVLTIQRLSTRQEADQVNRIYAKCHMKGADPDFLLDKRATKLRTYLVAKPADSDQVVGTITGVDHVAAFNDPENGCSLWSLAVDPQAGVPGVGSCLVRHLAAHYFTKGRTFIDASVMHDNEIAIPLYEKLGFQRVPVFCIKRKNSINQTLYVAGHDAVQQMNPYARLIADEAKKRGIIVDVIDEAYGLFSLSLGSRSITCRESLSEMTSAVAMTKCDDKRLTRNLVARAGIRTPEQIQHQDMASSMNFMQQQGRVVVKPARGEQGVGISVDVSEPGELETAIESAGEICSDILIETYVKGRDLRIIVINHEVVAAAVRKPPAITGTGSHTIRELIAKHNRRRMAATGGESFIPDDAETLRCLNKEDLDYESVLEKGRTVVVRKTANLHTGGTIHDVTDEISPALKQAAVTVSQALDIPVTGLDFMVPDISGDEYAFIEANERPGLANHEPQPTAQRFVDLLFPETVTE, from the coding sequence ATGAGCAAAAAAAGTCATAGAATCGAAAAAGGCTATGGCCAGTCTTTACGCAACTGGGAAAAAATAGAAAATCCGGCCACCAGCAGGATGCAGCCCAATACCTTTGCTGAAATGGGGTGGGGGCGTTTGGTCTTTGGGCATACCTTTGAAAATAATAAACGTATCGTAGAGGCCATGTGTTCCCACGGCCGGGATACAAGGGATATTGCCATGTACGTCATTGATCCGCATGTGATCATTGCCATGGCCCCGGATAAATTGTTTCTGGACCCCTCCCACACCTTTCGTCTGTGGCACTATGACCATAGCTGTAAAACCACGGAAGACAGTCGGGTACTAACTATTCAACGGCTGTCCACAAGGCAGGAGGCCGACCAAGTCAACCGGATTTATGCCAAGTGTCACATGAAAGGCGCGGACCCTGATTTCCTTTTGGATAAACGGGCCACAAAACTGCGTACCTATCTTGTGGCCAAGCCGGCGGACAGCGATCAGGTGGTGGGTACCATTACCGGCGTTGATCATGTTGCGGCGTTTAATGACCCTGAAAATGGATGCAGTCTGTGGTCTCTGGCCGTGGATCCCCAGGCCGGGGTTCCGGGGGTGGGGTCTTGTCTGGTGCGTCATCTGGCCGCCCATTATTTTACCAAGGGCCGGACGTTTATTGATGCCAGCGTCATGCACGATAATGAAATTGCCATTCCGTTGTATGAAAAATTGGGATTTCAGCGGGTGCCGGTGTTCTGTATCAAACGTAAAAATTCCATTAACCAGACCTTGTATGTGGCGGGTCACGACGCTGTCCAGCAAATGAATCCTTATGCCAGGCTCATTGCCGACGAGGCAAAAAAACGCGGTATTATTGTGGACGTCATTGATGAGGCATACGGCTTGTTTAGCTTGAGTCTGGGCAGCCGGTCGATTACCTGCCGGGAATCATTGTCGGAAATGACATCGGCGGTTGCCATGACCAAGTGCGATGACAAACGGTTGACCCGAAACCTTGTTGCCCGGGCCGGCATCCGCACCCCGGAACAGATCCAACATCAAGATATGGCAAGTTCCATGAATTTTATGCAGCAGCAGGGCAGGGTGGTGGTCAAACCGGCCCGAGGAGAGCAGGGCGTCGGGATTAGTGTGGATGTCAGTGAACCCGGGGAACTTGAAACCGCCATAGAAAGTGCCGGGGAGATCTGCTCGGATATTCTCATTGAGACCTATGTTAAAGGCCGGGATTTAAGAATTATTGTGATCAATCATGAAGTTGTGGCAGCTGCCGTGCGAAAGCCGCCAGCTATTACCGGTACGGGTAGCCACACCATTCGCGAACTGATCGCAAAACACAATCGGCGGCGGATGGCGGCAACCGGCGGGGAAAGTTTTATTCCCGATGACGCAGAAACCCTTCGCTGCCTGAACAAAGAGGACCTGGATTATGAATCTGTCCTTGAGAAGGGCCGCACTGTAGTGGTGCGCAAAACTGCCAACCTCCATACCGGCGGGACCATCCATGATGTGACCGATGAGATATCGCCTGCCTTGAAGCAGGCGGCCGTGACCGTAAGCCAGGCATTGGATATTCCGGTCACAGGGCTAGATTTCATGGTACCCGACATCAGTGGCGACGAATATGCCTTTATTGAAGCCAACGAGCGTCCGGGCCTTGCCAACCATGAGCCCCAGCCTACGGCCCAGCGATTTGTCGACCTTTTATTTCCAGAAACCGTAACGGAATAA
- a CDS encoding N-acetylglutaminylglutamine amidotransferase has protein sequence MCGICGEIAFDGAAANKETIARINEKMTRRGPEHGALYTKGPIGFGHRRLKIIDLSDASNQPFVDDDLGLVLVFNGAIYNYKTLRKRLIQEGYTFSSKGDTETILKAYHFWGEACVEKFNGMFAFVVYDCRKDTVFMARDRLGIKPLYYHKNDRCLVFASSLPALLEADGIKKEISPRALHYYMHFHAVVPAPDTVIQGVKKLGPGSTMTVKSDGKAVQRSYWSLDFTRDSEEDHYGFEDWKRLLSDTLMKAVKRRLVSDVPVGVLLSGGLDSSLIVGLLAHAGQQDIKTFSIGFETVGEERGDEFEYSDIIARHFSTDHHKIQADAQTVLPNLPDCVRAMSEPMVSHDCIGFYLLSREVAKYVKVVQSGQGADEIFGGYHWYPPMMESRNPAVDYANVFCDRSHQEFHDIVHERFRDKDFSRGFIEQQFALPGAQAAVDKALRMDATIMLVDDPVKRVDNMTMAASLEARVPFLDHELVELAAKIPPEMKISQGGKHILKEAARDIIPSKVIDRPKGYFPVPALKYIRGKYYDFIKEIVTSPACKNRDVIQETYIDSLLAAPDEHITPLRGSKLWQVALLEFWLQEHRI, from the coding sequence ATGTGTGGTATTTGTGGTGAAATTGCGTTTGACGGTGCGGCCGCAAACAAGGAAACAATCGCAAGAATAAATGAAAAAATGACCCGGCGGGGGCCGGAGCATGGGGCCTTATACACAAAAGGGCCCATTGGTTTTGGGCATAGGCGTTTGAAGATCATTGACCTTTCCGATGCTTCCAATCAGCCTTTTGTGGATGATGATTTAGGTCTGGTTCTGGTGTTCAACGGCGCCATTTACAATTACAAAACGCTTCGTAAACGCCTGATACAGGAAGGGTACACATTCTCATCCAAAGGGGATACGGAAACCATCCTTAAAGCGTATCACTTTTGGGGTGAAGCCTGTGTGGAAAAATTTAACGGCATGTTTGCATTTGTCGTCTATGACTGTCGCAAAGACACAGTATTTATGGCCAGGGACCGATTGGGCATAAAACCGTTGTATTACCATAAAAACGACCGGTGTCTTGTCTTTGCATCTTCCCTGCCGGCCCTGCTTGAAGCTGACGGCATCAAAAAGGAGATTTCACCCAGGGCCTTGCACTATTACATGCATTTCCATGCTGTGGTGCCGGCCCCTGACACCGTGATTCAAGGCGTGAAAAAACTTGGCCCCGGATCTACGATGACGGTGAAAAGCGACGGCAAAGCTGTGCAGAGATCCTATTGGTCACTTGATTTCACACGGGACAGTGAAGAAGATCACTATGGGTTTGAAGACTGGAAGCGCCTGTTATCCGACACCTTAATGAAAGCTGTCAAACGCCGACTGGTATCGGATGTACCGGTCGGGGTGCTGCTGTCCGGTGGTCTTGATTCAAGCCTGATTGTCGGCTTGCTGGCCCATGCTGGGCAACAGGATATTAAAACCTTTTCCATAGGGTTTGAAACTGTGGGTGAAGAAAGGGGCGATGAGTTTGAATATTCTGATATTATTGCCCGGCATTTCTCCACCGATCACCATAAAATTCAGGCGGATGCCCAAACGGTTCTGCCGAATCTGCCCGACTGCGTCCGGGCGATGAGCGAACCCATGGTCTCCCATGACTGTATCGGTTTTTACCTTTTAAGCCGGGAAGTGGCCAAATACGTCAAAGTGGTGCAAAGCGGCCAGGGGGCGGACGAGATTTTTGGGGGCTATCATTGGTATCCGCCCATGATGGAGAGCCGGAATCCGGCCGTTGATTACGCAAATGTATTCTGCGACCGCTCCCACCAGGAGTTTCACGATATTGTCCATGAAAGGTTTCGAGATAAAGATTTCAGCCGTGGGTTTATTGAACAGCAGTTTGCCCTGCCCGGAGCTCAGGCGGCTGTGGATAAGGCACTTCGCATGGATGCCACCATCATGCTGGTGGATGACCCGGTCAAGCGGGTGGATAACATGACCATGGCCGCAAGTTTGGAAGCCAGGGTACCCTTTCTGGACCATGAATTGGTGGAACTGGCGGCGAAAATTCCGCCGGAGATGAAAATCAGCCAAGGGGGCAAACATATTCTTAAAGAGGCAGCCAGGGATATCATCCCGTCAAAAGTCATAGACCGCCCCAAGGGGTATTTCCCGGTACCGGCCCTGAAATACATCCGGGGCAAATATTATGATTTTATAAAAGAGATTGTTACAAGCCCGGCCTGCAAAAATCGAGACGTCATCCAGGAGACTTACATCGACAGTTTGCTGGCAGCCCCTGATGAGCACATCACTCCACTGCGGGGATCAAAGCTCTGGCAGGTGGCGCTTTTAGAGTTCTGGTTACAGGAACATAGGATTTAG
- a CDS encoding helix-turn-helix domain-containing protein — translation MDTAQSTLPSFEGNKKIQAARAFISETLCHIYLTGRAGTGKTTFLKSLQDFCPKQFMVAAPTGVAAVNAGGVTLHSFFQIPLGPFLPGQSDRPQDNRRFFRFSKVKKQIINGLDLLVIDEISMVRADLLDALDAVLRRLRRDERPFGGVQLLLIGDLFQLPPVTKPDEWELLSNYYGSPYFFSSQALSRSELVTIELETVYRQSDPDFIRLLNAVRENRMDSHCTEILNRQVKPDLPDQGYITLTTHNRKAESINSLKLSRLGEKAHTLAAKVTGDFPSHAFPTGEQLTLKPGAQVMFLRNDASPDKNYFNGTIGEVTHVGTDIITVACRGSAGRSAGESASDSKDGPVVEVKPVDWENVTYKVNEEDKTIQQEVVGTFKQFPLKLAWAVTIHKSQGLTFDRAIVDAQNAFAHGQVYVALSRCTGLEGLVLTAPVPPNALGTDPVVVEFMNRTAPPGQDLAGIFRSARAACQQALVLKCFDCSSFRRLFFYFLRLARDNRNVLRIPGLGEPDQLEAGARDQVFQVSDKFQIQLKQLMANEPLPEKSAVIQERVQKASAWFGNTLDQVFGRLLEKGAVDTDNAALAKQVTNALDNLKREVRVKRAGILSCAGGFSTTAYLKAVSSQAMADAPGTLSKKSAASSTTDYTELDIAHPDMFQALKEWRTRTAAAQNVKAFQVAHQKVLVQIAVCLPRSPKSLKALKGVGPATVESYGEELLAMVDTYCNEKKIPGDESPEPRPAEQNPKKEQGTGSNKVKNTDKALPQANTRDISLMMFKDGLSVDKIAEERGLAATTIQGHLCSFVAKGELAVDQLVEDKEKQAAIAAVVDSDKNLSQMKEELGDDYSYGEIRAVVAHLEHLESMND, via the coding sequence ATGGACACTGCGCAATCCACATTACCTTCCTTTGAAGGCAACAAAAAAATTCAGGCGGCCCGGGCCTTTATCTCAGAAACCCTGTGTCATATCTATCTGACCGGAAGGGCCGGCACCGGTAAGACCACATTCCTGAAATCTTTACAGGATTTTTGCCCCAAGCAGTTTATGGTTGCCGCACCCACGGGTGTTGCCGCCGTAAATGCCGGTGGCGTGACCCTGCACTCTTTTTTTCAAATACCGTTGGGGCCTTTTTTGCCCGGCCAAAGTGACCGGCCCCAGGACAATCGCCGGTTTTTCAGATTCTCTAAGGTAAAAAAACAGATTATCAACGGCCTTGATTTGCTGGTAATTGATGAAATTTCCATGGTCCGGGCGGATCTGCTGGACGCCCTGGATGCGGTATTGCGGCGGCTGCGCCGGGATGAACGGCCTTTTGGCGGGGTTCAACTGCTGCTCATTGGCGACCTGTTCCAGCTGCCACCGGTGACCAAACCTGATGAGTGGGAACTTTTGTCCAACTATTATGGATCCCCCTATTTTTTTTCCAGTCAGGCGTTAAGCCGTTCCGAGTTGGTGACCATAGAGCTTGAGACCGTTTACCGTCAAAGCGACCCTGATTTCATCCGCCTGCTTAATGCCGTACGCGAAAACCGCATGGACAGCCACTGTACTGAAATCCTTAACCGGCAGGTGAAACCTGATCTCCCGGATCAAGGGTATATTACCCTGACCACGCACAATCGTAAGGCCGAATCTATTAATAGCCTGAAACTTTCCCGGCTTGGGGAGAAGGCACACACTCTGGCTGCAAAAGTGACCGGAGATTTTCCATCCCATGCCTTTCCCACAGGCGAACAGCTCACCCTTAAACCCGGTGCCCAGGTGATGTTTCTGCGCAATGACGCCTCCCCGGATAAAAATTATTTCAACGGTACCATCGGTGAGGTTACCCATGTGGGGACCGATATTATAACCGTGGCCTGCCGGGGCAGTGCCGGAAGATCGGCCGGGGAGAGTGCGTCTGATTCCAAGGACGGGCCGGTTGTGGAAGTCAAGCCGGTGGACTGGGAAAATGTCACGTACAAGGTAAACGAGGAAGATAAAACCATCCAGCAGGAGGTGGTGGGGACATTCAAGCAGTTTCCGTTAAAACTTGCCTGGGCGGTCACCATTCACAAAAGCCAGGGCTTAACCTTTGACCGGGCCATTGTGGATGCCCAAAACGCCTTTGCCCACGGTCAGGTCTATGTGGCCTTAAGCCGCTGTACCGGTCTTGAAGGGCTGGTGCTGACTGCGCCTGTGCCGCCCAACGCTTTGGGGACCGACCCGGTGGTAGTGGAGTTCATGAACCGGACGGCGCCGCCGGGCCAGGACCTTGCCGGGATTTTCAGATCCGCCCGGGCCGCCTGTCAGCAGGCTCTGGTGCTTAAATGTTTTGACTGTTCATCTTTCAGGCGGTTGTTTTTTTATTTTTTGCGCCTGGCAAGGGACAACCGCAATGTACTGCGTATCCCCGGTCTTGGCGAGCCTGACCAATTGGAAGCCGGTGCCCGGGACCAGGTGTTCCAGGTGAGCGATAAATTTCAGATTCAATTGAAACAGTTGATGGCAAATGAGCCGTTACCGGAGAAAAGTGCTGTTATACAGGAGCGGGTGCAAAAGGCCAGTGCCTGGTTCGGCAATACCCTGGATCAGGTGTTTGGCCGTCTGCTGGAAAAAGGTGCTGTGGATACTGACAATGCAGCTCTGGCCAAGCAGGTGACAAATGCCCTGGATAATTTAAAACGCGAAGTCCGTGTTAAACGGGCCGGGATTTTATCCTGTGCCGGCGGCTTTTCCACAACTGCTTATCTTAAGGCCGTATCATCCCAAGCCATGGCGGATGCGCCGGGAACCCTGTCAAAAAAGAGTGCTGCGTCATCCACCACGGATTACACTGAACTTGACATTGCCCATCCCGACATGTTCCAAGCCTTGAAGGAATGGCGAACCCGCACCGCAGCTGCCCAGAATGTCAAAGCGTTCCAGGTGGCTCACCAGAAAGTTCTGGTCCAGATCGCCGTCTGCCTGCCCCGGTCCCCAAAAAGTCTCAAGGCCCTGAAAGGCGTAGGACCGGCCACCGTAGAAAGCTATGGCGAGGAGCTGCTGGCCATGGTGGATACCTATTGCAATGAAAAGAAAATCCCGGGCGATGAATCCCCCGAGCCGCGTCCCGCAGAACAGAACCCAAAGAAAGAGCAGGGAACCGGCAGCAACAAAGTCAAAAATACGGATAAAGCCCTTCCCCAAGCCAACACCCGGGACATCAGCCTGATGATGTTTAAAGACGGTTTGTCCGTGGACAAGATTGCCGAAGAACGCGGGCTGGCCGCCACCACTATCCAAGGACACTTATGTTCTTTTGTTGCCAAGGGCGAACTGGCTGTGGACCAGTTAGTGGAAGATAAAGAAAAACAAGCGGCCATTGCCGCCGTCGTGGATTCAGACAAAAATTTGAGCCAGATGAAAGAGGAATTGGGTGACGATTATTCCTACGGTGAAATCAGGGCGGTCGTGGCTCATTTGGAACATCTTGAATCTATGAACGACTAA
- a CDS encoding efflux transporter outer membrane subunit has product MNRLSSIRVLFVLLVLLSGFGLSGCLTLGPDFEAPVVDVPAAYRFAPDDAGQDQDLKWWELFKDPVLYELVTTALENNQDLKTALSRIEEARFSFGMTRADRFPALNLGGGGFVGNYSGTRSTFTNKNLYISPTLSWELDFWGKFKRATTAAQAQILASAYGAWAVRTSLIADVVSAYYQLLDYRQRLEMSKETLASRQDGLDIITKRFDKGIIPKIDVNQAQIQLEVAAGAIPSYERLIAKTEHRLKLLMGSLPGAVRTVVALDKEPLPPMIPVGMPASLLARRPEIKSALALVHAANEKIGVAVAQRFPAISLTGVLGLASSEVSDITNHGGIWNLSGSLLGPLFDFNKSKFRVEVAKEQTRQALFNYQEVVLTAFKEVEDALVEVDTYRRESDASQRKVAAAENAYKLSFERYDKGVSSYLEVLDSQRTLFSAQLEYSQNRQLYFNAYVNLYKALGGGWLSRRTDAVENGPLPAQ; this is encoded by the coding sequence ATGAATAGATTATCTTCAATTCGCGTATTGTTTGTCCTACTGGTCCTTTTGTCTGGATTCGGACTGTCCGGTTGTCTCACCCTAGGACCTGATTTTGAAGCCCCGGTGGTGGATGTACCGGCAGCCTATCGGTTTGCACCGGACGATGCCGGCCAGGATCAGGATTTAAAATGGTGGGAGCTGTTCAAAGATCCCGTGCTCTATGAGCTTGTGACCACAGCACTTGAAAACAACCAGGATCTGAAAACGGCATTAAGCCGGATTGAAGAGGCTCGGTTTTCTTTCGGGATGACCCGGGCCGACAGGTTTCCGGCTCTCAATCTTGGGGGCGGAGGCTTTGTGGGCAACTATTCGGGAACCCGATCTACGTTTACCAATAAGAATTTGTATATATCACCCACATTGTCCTGGGAATTGGATTTCTGGGGGAAATTCAAACGGGCCACAACTGCGGCCCAGGCACAGATTCTGGCGTCAGCCTATGGGGCCTGGGCGGTACGCACCTCGCTTATTGCCGATGTGGTCTCTGCCTATTATCAGCTCCTGGACTATCGTCAGCGTCTGGAGATGTCCAAAGAAACCCTTGCCTCACGCCAGGATGGCCTGGACATAATTACCAAACGATTTGACAAGGGAATTATTCCGAAAATTGATGTGAACCAGGCCCAGATTCAGCTGGAAGTGGCCGCAGGTGCCATCCCCTCCTATGAACGCCTGATTGCCAAAACCGAGCATCGATTGAAACTGCTCATGGGGTCTCTGCCCGGGGCGGTGCGAACGGTGGTTGCTTTAGATAAGGAGCCTTTGCCCCCTATGATTCCTGTGGGTATGCCTGCCTCCCTTTTGGCGCGTCGACCTGAGATCAAAAGCGCCCTGGCCCTTGTGCATGCAGCTAACGAAAAAATCGGCGTGGCTGTGGCTCAGCGGTTTCCGGCCATCAGTCTGACCGGTGTCCTGGGGCTTGCCTCGTCCGAGGTGTCCGATATCACCAATCACGGCGGGATATGGAACCTGAGCGGCAGCCTTTTGGGGCCCTTATTTGATTTTAATAAAAGTAAGTTCAGAGTAGAGGTGGCCAAAGAGCAGACCCGTCAGGCACTGTTCAACTACCAGGAAGTAGTGCTCACCGCCTTTAAGGAAGTGGAGGATGCCTTGGTGGAAGTGGATACCTACAGAAGAGAAAGTGACGCATCCCAGCGCAAGGTGGCTGCGGCTGAAAATGCGTATAAACTTTCGTTTGAGCGGTATGACAAGGGCGTCAGTTCCTATCTTGAAGTACTGGATTCCCAGCGCACCCTGTTTTCCGCCCAGCTTGAGTATTCCCAGAACCGGCAGCTCTATTTCAATGCTTATGTTAATCTTTATAAAGCCCTGGGCGGGGGGTGGCTGTCTCGAAGGACTGATGCTGTGGAAAACGGGCCTTTGCCTGCACAATGA